One part of the Lycium ferocissimum isolate CSIRO_LF1 chromosome 8, AGI_CSIRO_Lferr_CH_V1, whole genome shotgun sequence genome encodes these proteins:
- the LOC132066948 gene encoding uncharacterized protein LOC132066948 encodes MVFVDQEVICKKHPHHKQQPGVCYWCLRERLINLSTSTPTISLSSSSCTYSSLSSAASSTSDSPRHRRITSDVVGPFSFSFVSIISAGVGAGGVLKKSKSIAFVARGGRSGLLNGQKKKEGFWSKLIRSRGKKTKSVLVH; translated from the coding sequence ATGGTTTTTGTTGACCAAGAAGTAATATGCAAGAAGCACCCACATCACAAGCAGCAGCCTGGAGTATGTTATTGGTGTCTTAGAGAAAGACTCATTAATCTTTCTacttcaacaccaacaatatcacTAAGTTCTTCATCATGTACCTATTCTTCTTTGTCTTCCGCTGCTTCTTCCACTTCTGATTCTCCCCGCCATCGTCGGATCACCTCCGACGTCGTGGgtcccttctctttctctttcgtGAGCATTATCAGTGCCGGTGTCGGTGCCGGAGGAGTTTTGAAGAAGAGTAAATCAATAGCTTTTGTTGCAAGAGGTGGTAGAAGTGGATTGTTGAATgggcaaaagaagaaagaagggtttTGGTCAAAGTTGATAAGGTCCAGGGGTAAAAAGACCAAAAGTGTTCTTGTACATTAA